One window from the genome of Elaeis guineensis isolate ETL-2024a chromosome 5, EG11, whole genome shotgun sequence encodes:
- the LOC105046012 gene encoding uncharacterized protein, translating to MNRVARGSLSGWRNIPAGRGHDRWRSLGGKEEDESLQLDLFLTSSGGALIGSANGSVGQDEQVKLERLSIGSAKIGRSGMDDLLNADNGKHDYDWLLTPPGSPHCPSSEAIKKPLSSVAPKRGSTVRSVSTTRATRLPASQSENGHSTRPARSGSVTRPSISSTSFSNTNRTSVLNTSSASVTSRPSTAGSRAATLSTARPSIPTSRPIPTRSPTPVKTRATPSSPGLKSGPSHSSRPSTPTSRPRVPTNSISNSNSSVARLNSRPSTPSRQSVAPTTALTTGRSPSVGRLSAINGRNSAPSSRPSSPSPRSRAPVRPADLPDFPLDTPPNLRTKLPERSASAGRMRPGAALTVRSNSSSNSEMVASVSSNRRLSLPVVSRSRFPENPPKVLSQNNGHQTTPPSIRKSVVSEAGTRKPIKPAASTESTGFGRTISKKSLDMALRHMDIRQSLGGIRSASLFPHSIRSAAPKGRARMSEPIVPLTSDEDFVENGNCHETFSGDCNRSVSYNGDSTSKSPDRESIMTRESVGELDLYGSYQYDAMLLKEDSKNTNWLHGVEDKSDQSPFDHRFEPPPEPFDPL from the exons ATGAATCGGGTAGCGAGGGGATCGCTGTCGGGATGGAGGAATATTCCGGCGGGACGGGGGCATGACCGGTGGAGGAGCTTGGGCGGAAAAGAGGAGGATGAGAGCTTGCAACTGGATCTGTTCTTGACGAGTAGCGGCGGCGCTCTGATCGGATCGGCCAATGGATCTGTTGGCCAGGACG AACAAGTTAAATTGGAGAGACTGTCAATTGGATCGGCCAAGATTGGGAGGAGCGGAATGGATGATTTACTAAATGCTGACAACGGCAAGCATGATTACGATTG GCTTCTAACTCCTCCTGGATCTCCACATTGCCCTTCCTCTGAGGCTATTAAGAAGCCACTTTCCTCAGTAGCACCTAAGCGTGGTTCCACTGTTAGATCAGTTTCAACTACAAGAGCTACAAGG CTTCCTGCTTCTCAGTCTGAGAATGGCCATTCAACAAGGCCAGCCAGAAGTGGTTCAGTGACCCGGCCTTCCATCTCTTCCACCAGTTTCTCTAATACTAACAGAACATCAGTCCTTAACACTAGCTCAGCCTCAGTCACCTCAAGGCCATCAACCGCAGGGAGCCGAGCAGCTACACTCTCTACTGCAAGGCCATCGATTCCAACCTCACGTCCCATTCCGACTCGTTCACCCACTCCAGTCAAAACTCGAGCAACCCCCAGCTCTCCAGGACTTAAATCTGGACCTTCACACAGTTCTAGGCCATCAACACCAACCTCCCGACCCCGAGTTCCCACTAATTCTATCTCAAATTCAAATTCTTCAGTAGCCCGCTTGAATTCAAGACCATCAACCCCCAGTCGCCAGTCTGTTGCACCAACAACAGCCCTGACCACAGGGCGCTCCCCCTCTGTCGGGCGGCTGTCAGCCATTAATGGCCGAAATTCAGCACCTTCGTCACGCCCCAGCTCCCCCAGTCCACGGTCCCGAGCTCCAGTGCGCCCAGCTGATCTCCCAGATTTTCCACTTGATACACCACCTAACCTTAGGACAAAATTGCCTGAACGATCAGCTTCTGCTGGCAGGATGCGTCCGGGAGCAGCACTGACAGTTCGGTCAAATTCAAGTTCAAACTCTGAGATGGTGGCTTCTGTGAGTTCAAATCGGAGGCTGTCTTTGCCCGTTGTCTCTCGGAGTAGGTTCCCAGAGAATCCACCAAAGGTTTTATCACAGAACAACGGACACCAGACCACACCACCTTCAATCCGAAAATCTGTGGTATCAGAGGCTGGAACTCGTAAGCCTATAAAGCCAGCTGCAAGCACAGAGAGTACTGGCTTTGGAAGGACAATCTCAAAGAAGTCACTTGATATGGCTCTCAGGCACATG GACATTCGGCAAAGCCTGGGGGGCATTCGGAGTGCTTCCCTCTTTCCTCATAGCATTCGCTCTGCTGCTCCAAAAGGCAGAGCTCGTATGTCAGAACCCATAGTTCCTCTGACAAGTGATGAAGACTTTGTGGAGAATGGCAATTGTCATGAAACATTTTCTGGAGACTGCAACAGATCTGTGTCATATAATGGAGACAGTACATCTAAGTCTCCAGACAGGGAAAGCATTATGACAAGGGAGAGTGTGGGTGAGTTAGATCTCTATGGTAGCTACCAGTATGATGCCATGTTGCTGAAAGAGGACTCAAAGAACACAAATTGGTTGCACGGTGTTGAGGATAAGTCTGACCAAAGCCCCTTCGATCATCGATTTGAGCCTCCCCCAGAACCTTTTGATCCTCTATGA